From the genome of Trichocoleus sp. FACHB-46, one region includes:
- a CDS encoding ankyrin repeat domain-containing protein, whose translation MFNHEEDLPLFFSLIRAGDVERVKELIAIGHNVNAAFEDGRTPLISAAHHGHFEIVKLLVEAGADVNAVDAEQNSPLFSAAYRGFQNIVQYLTPITDLKLQETVQQQLEEI comes from the coding sequence ATGTTTAATCATGAAGAAGATCTACCTCTTTTCTTTAGTCTAATCCGAGCAGGAGACGTGGAAAGAGTAAAAGAACTAATTGCTATTGGACATAATGTAAATGCTGCCTTTGAAGATGGAAGGACACCACTCATATCAGCGGCCCATCATGGACATTTTGAAATTGTCAAACTGTTAGTTGAGGCAGGTGCAGATGTTAATGCTGTTGATGCAGAGCAAAATTCACCGCTCTTCTCTGCTGCATATCGTGGCTTTCAAAACATAGTTCAATACTTGACTCCAATAACCGATCTGAAACTACAGGAAACTGTTCAACAGCAGTTGGAAGAAATCTAA